The DNA region AACTGGGGGCCATCCGTTCGGATATGCGGAGGGCACGTCTGGTCACGCTCACGGGACCGGGCGGCTCCGGGAAGACCCGCCTCGCAGAGGAAGCCGCCGCCGGGCATCCGAGCGCGTGGCTGGCCGAGCTCGCCCCGCTCGACCGGCCGGAGGCGGTGCCCGGGGCGGTCGTCAGCGCCCTCGGCCTGCGCGAGACCGTGCTGATGACCAGTGAGCTGACGATCCCGCAGGGAGACCCGGTCGCCCTGCTCGTCGAGTACTGCGCCCCGCGCAGCCTGCTCCTGATCCTTGACAACTGCGAGCATGTCGTAGGCGCTGCGGCCGAGTTGGCGGAGACGCTGCTCACCCGCTGTCCGGGGCTCACCATCGTCGCGACCAGCCGCGAACCCCTGGGCGTGCCGGGCGAGTGCGTGCGCCCGGTGGAGCCGCTCCCGCCCGACCCGGCGCACCGCCTGTTCGCCGAGCGGGCGGAGGCCGTGCGCCCCGGCTTCGACGCGGCCGGGGACGCGGAGTCGGTGGCGGAGATCTGCCGCCGCCTCGACGGCCTCCCGCTGGCGATCGAGTTGGCCGCCGCCCGCCTGCGGCTGCTCACGCCCCGCCAGATCGCCGACCGCCTCGACGACCGCTTCCGGCTGCTCACGAGCGGCTCCCGCACGGCCCTGCCCCGCCAGCAGACCCTGCGGGCGGTCGTCGACTGGTCCTGGGACCTCCTGGACGCCGCCGAGCGCACGGTCCTGCGCGAGGTGTCCGTCTTCGCGGGCGGCTGGGACCTGGAGGCCGCCGAGGCGGTCTGCTCCGGATCGGCCGCGGACCTCGTCGGCGCGCTCGTCGACAAGTCCCTCGTCGTCGCGGACCCGTACGACCAGGGAGGCGAAGGCGGGCTCGGCGGGGGCGCGGGACCCGGGATGCGCTATCGCCTCCTGGAGACCATTCACGAGTACGCGACGGAGCGCGCCGCCGAGACCCCCGAGGTGCGCGCCGAGGCCGAGCGGCGGCACGGCGCGTACTTCCGCGCGCTGGCCGAGACGGCCGAGCCGCTGCTCCGCTCCGCCGAGCAACTGCCGTGGATCCACCGCCTGGAGGCCGACCTCGACAACCTCCGCGCGGCACTGCAGCGCTCCGTGGAGTCCCGCGACGAGGAGTCGGCCACGGCGCTGGCCCTGGGCCTCGGCTGGTTCTGGTGGCTGCGGAACTACCGCACGGAGGGCGCGGAGTGGGTCGGCCGCGTCCTTGGCCTGACACTGCCGCCGGACTCCTTCGACGGGTCCGGTGCGAGCGCGTCGTCCCTCACCGCGGGCGCCGCGGGCCTGGAGGCCGACCTCGCCGACGAGGACGCCCCCGCGTTCTGGCCCCGGATGAACCTGCGCATGCTGCATCTGTTCCTGACGGTGGAGTCCAGGCCTTCGGAGATGCTCGACGACGGCCTGGAGCCGGACTACATCCTGCGGGTGCGGAACGTGTTCACCCGCCCGGTGCCCGAGAGCGGCCGGTTCCCCGGCCTGGTGTGGCCGTTCACGCTGTACTTCGAGGACTCCCTGGGGCGGGAGGCGGACGCCCTGGGGTACTTGGACATGGCGGTCGCCAACTGCCGCCGGTTCGGCGGCGACTGGGAGGTCGCGATCACACTGATGTTCCGGGTGCACACCAGCGTCGACCGGCAGGGCAGCCTGAGCGGTGTCGACGACGATCTGGTGGAGCTGCGGGGGCTGAGCAGACGGGTGGGCGACCGGTGGCTGCGCGCACAGGTGTGCAGCGCGGCGGGGGAGGCGGCGATGGCCCGCAGCCGGTACGAGGACGCCCGGCAGGAGTACGAGGAGGCGCTGCGGCTCGCCTACGAGGTCGGCGCGCACGCCGAGGCGCCCTTCCTGATCGGCCGCCTGGCGGAGATCGCCTACCGCTCGGGCGACCGCGACCTGGCCGTGAAGGGCCTGGACGAGGCCGATGCCTTGGGCGATCAGTACGGCGTCATGGACTCCCGTGCCTTCGTCCGCCTCATGAGCGCCGAGATGGCGCTGCACGACGGGGACGTGGCGCGGGCCCGCACCCTGTGGAAGGAGTCCCGTGACGCGTCCGAGCGCGGAACGCTCCCGCCCCAGTTCGCCGCGGGCCTCGGCGGTGTGGACGCCCGGATCACGGCGGCCGAGTCGGGGCCGGGCGCCGGTCTCGCCGTCCTCGCCGAGGTGCTGCCGGAGGCGTTGCGCAGCCGCTGCTCGGAGATGGTCGTCGCGGGCCTGGTGGACGCCGGCGCCGTCCTCAGATCCCAGTCCGGCGACCACACCCGCGCCGCGCGCCTCCTCGCCTTCGCCACCCACTGGCGCGACGGCTGCGAACGCCCCATGCCGGACCGCGTCGAGGCCGAGCGCACGGCCCGGAGAGCCCGCGCGGCACTCGGCGACGCGGCGTACGAGCGGGAGAGCGCCGCGGGCCGCGGCATGACGATGACCGAGGCCCTGGAGAGCCTGACGGCCACGTCCGACTGACACGCGCCACACCAGCGGCACGGGCTCGCCGACCGCGCGTTCCGGCACCGGCCCGCCGACCGCACCGCCGCGCCGACCGCACCGCCGCCCGGCACCTCAGGCGCGAGCGCCGCCCCCAGAGGCCCGGATGCCGCCGGTGACTCAGGTGCAGGAGAGCCGCGACTGCGCCCAGTCCGCCAAGGCCGTCGACGAGAACGGAGTGTGGGGCTCGACGACAAGGCGGATCGTCTTGCGCCCGGTCAGACCGACCCGCACGGGTACCGCCGCGTCGCCGCCCTTGATCAGCGGGGAGCGCCACAGCGGCACCCCGTCGCCGTACACGGAGAAGCGCACCTTGCCGAGGCCCATCGTCATGTCGTCCACGCCGACGAGCGCCTCGTAGGAGGAGCACGTGCGGTTCAGGTCGATGGTGACCGAGGAGCGGCCGTGCACGGTGACGCCGTGGCTGTAGCGCTTGTCGGCGATGGACATGCCCCAGCGCTGCCACACCCAGCTGCTCTCGCCGAGCCGCATCTCGGGCTTGGTGCCGTCGCCGCCCAGGCCGTACTCCAGCTGGTTCCACTGGAAGACCCGCGGCGCGGGCGGCGGTGGGGGCGGCGGCTTCGGCGTCGGCTTGGGCGGCGTGGGCCTCGGCGTGGGCGTCGGCTTCGGCGGCGGTGGCGGCTTGGGCTTGGGCTTCTCCGGGGGTGGCGTCGGCTTCGGGGTGGGCTTCGGCGTCGGCTTGGGGGTGGGTTTCGGCGTCGGCGTCGGCTTCGGTGGCGTCGGCTTGGGCTTAGGCGCGGGGGGCTCCGGCTTGGGCTCGGGCCTGGGGGGTGGCGGATCGTCCGGCAGGACGGGCGCGGAGACCGGCGCCTTCGCCTTCGGCGGGTCCTCCTTGGGCTTGGGGTCACCGGCGAGCGCGATCGCCACGGCGACCCCGGCCGCGACGACGACACCCGCCGCGATCCCGGCCTTGGCGGGCGCGCCGAGCCCCTCGGACGCGGCCGCGCCCCCGGCCCCGGCCGAACCGGCACCGCCCGTCGCGGCCCCGGCGGCTCCCGCCGCACCCGCGCCCGCGACGCCGCCGCCGACGAGGGCGGCCACCTTCGCGTATCCGGCGGCACCGAACCAGCCGATGACGGCGATCGGCACGACAGCGGGGATGCTGTTCGCGACTTCCTTGATCTGACCGGCGGCCACCCGGCAGTCGGCGCACTCCTCCAGGTGCTTGCGCAGTCCGCGCTCGGCGCGGGTGCGCAGGCCGCCGCGGGCGTAGGCGCCGAGCCGGTCGGCGTAGCGCGCGCACTCCTCGCTCTCGGTGCGCGTGGCGCTCACATGGGCCTGGAGGTAGGCCTGCTTGAGGCCTTCGCGGGCGCGGCTGGCGAGCACGCGGGTGCCGTTGGCGTCCAGGCCGAAGAGCGTGGCGACCTCGCTCGGGGACTCGTCCTCGACCTCCGTGTGCCAAAGGACGGCCTGCCAGCGCTCGGGCAGACTGCGGAACGCCTGCATGGCGAGGGACTGCTCGGCCTCGTGCATGGCGCGCACGTCCGCGCCGAGGTCCATGCCCGCTCCGAAGGAGCCCATGGACGCGGTGTCGTCGGACACCTCGGAGCCCCGGGCGGCCTGCGCGGCGAAGACCGCGAAGTCGTCGACCAGCTGCTCCCGCTTCGCGGACTTCGTCCACCCGGCCGCGACGCGCCGTACCGTGGTCAGCAGATAGGCGCGCACCGCGTGCTCGGGGCCGGACCCGGAGCGCACGGCTCCCAGCATCCGCGCGAACACCTCGGCGGTGAGGTCGTCGGCGGTGTGGGCGTCGCGGCAGCAGGTGCGGGCGTAGCGGCGTACCGATTCGGCATGTCTGCGGTACAGCTCCGCGTACGCGGAGTCGTCGCCCGCGCGCATGCGCTCGATCAGGTCGGCGTCGGACGGCGGGACGTCGGGACCGGTGCGGGCACCGGGCACCACGGCCTCCGTGCCCCCGGCGGAACCGCCCGCCGGGCCGCCACCGGGACCGGCGGGGCCGCCGGCCGCGGCACCGGCTCCCGCAGGCGTCTCGGAGCCGCGCTCCCGCTGCGTCGGCACGCTGGGGTCGGGACCGGTCGCCCCGGACCCGCCGGAGCCACCGCCTGCCGGACCACCCGTCGTACCGCCCGCGGCGCCGGAGCCCGCGGCCCCGCCGCTGCCACCGGGACCGCCTTGGTTCGGCACCTGCCGGGGCGGAAGCCCGCTCGACTCACCCCCGCCGGGGGTGGGCTCGTCCCGCCCGTCAACACTCATCGCGGAAAGCCTCCGCATGCACACTCGGACCCGAACACCGGGCCAGAGTGCCACACGGTCGCGCTCCGTCGAATAGCGCGGACGAGCAACCACCCGTCCGGGGCGCGTTCCCGCAATGGAGCACTAGTGTTCACTCATTCGGGGAACGCTCAACCCCCGTGAAAGACACGGGAGTTGAGCATTCGAGGCCCGAATGTCGCACGTGAACGCCTATGCGGGCCGAGAACGCAGCCCCTCGAGCAGGATGTCGAGCAGCCGAGACGAGGCCGCCGCCTGCTGCGCGGCGTCCGGCAGCGAGGGCGCCGCCGTGGCTATCACCAGCAGTACGTCCGACACGGTCACGTCCGCGCGCAGCTCACCGGCCGCCCGCGCCCGCTCCACGAGCCGACCGACGACCTCGAGCAGCGCCGCCGCTCCGGCGTCGTCGCTCTCCGCCGCCGGCGCCGGCCGTTGCTCCACGAGCCGCAGCTCGGGCCCGGCCAGCGAGGGCACCTGCCGCTGCTGCGGCACCCTGGCCTCCGCCGAGCCGACCGTCCCGGCGATGCCCGCCGCTCCCGCCGCGCCCTCGGCGCCGACCGTGTTGTCGGTGCCGTCGGAGTCCTTGGCCTGCACCCGCAGCACCTGCGGCGGCAGCAGCCGCCCCGCGCCCGACGCCACCGACGTCCGCAGGAAGCGCGAGAGCGCCGACCACGGCTCGTCCTCCTGGCCGAGCGCCGCCCGGGCCTGTTCCGTCAGCCGGGA from Streptomyces flavofungini includes:
- a CDS encoding AfsR/SARP family transcriptional regulator, which gives rise to MRYRILGATQAHDDQGAPLPVGGPRLRSLLAALALRADRTTPVDTLIDDIWADAPPADAPAALQALVGRLRKALGRDTIASGPGGYRLITPPDAVDLHRFERLTREGTAALDRGDPATAAHLLREALALWHGPALADLPDRTAATRPEARRQEATRARVEADLLLGRAPDVVPELRELTAGQPYDEALRALLIRALRDAGRGADALAAYEDARRTLAEGLGTDPGPELRALHAELLAEPSKPSKPSKPSKPRETQEAWERRERREREVGADARASTRGEAAPRPARATDTMRPTSSTSSTSPISPTPPSTPRPPAERQGNLRPRLTSFVGREPELGAIRSDMRRARLVTLTGPGGSGKTRLAEEAAAGHPSAWLAELAPLDRPEAVPGAVVSALGLRETVLMTSELTIPQGDPVALLVEYCAPRSLLLILDNCEHVVGAAAELAETLLTRCPGLTIVATSREPLGVPGECVRPVEPLPPDPAHRLFAERAEAVRPGFDAAGDAESVAEICRRLDGLPLAIELAAARLRLLTPRQIADRLDDRFRLLTSGSRTALPRQQTLRAVVDWSWDLLDAAERTVLREVSVFAGGWDLEAAEAVCSGSAADLVGALVDKSLVVADPYDQGGEGGLGGGAGPGMRYRLLETIHEYATERAAETPEVRAEAERRHGAYFRALAETAEPLLRSAEQLPWIHRLEADLDNLRAALQRSVESRDEESATALALGLGWFWWLRNYRTEGAEWVGRVLGLTLPPDSFDGSGASASSLTAGAAGLEADLADEDAPAFWPRMNLRMLHLFLTVESRPSEMLDDGLEPDYILRVRNVFTRPVPESGRFPGLVWPFTLYFEDSLGREADALGYLDMAVANCRRFGGDWEVAITLMFRVHTSVDRQGSLSGVDDDLVELRGLSRRVGDRWLRAQVCSAAGEAAMARSRYEDARQEYEEALRLAYEVGAHAEAPFLIGRLAEIAYRSGDRDLAVKGLDEADALGDQYGVMDSRAFVRLMSAEMALHDGDVARARTLWKESRDASERGTLPPQFAAGLGGVDARITAAESGPGAGLAVLAEVLPEALRSRCSEMVVAGLVDAGAVLRSQSGDHTRAARLLAFATHWRDGCERPMPDRVEAERTARRARAALGDAAYERESAAGRGMTMTEALESLTATSD
- a CDS encoding sigma-70 family RNA polymerase sigma factor, which codes for MSVDGRDEPTPGGGESSGLPPRQVPNQGGPGGSGGAAGSGAAGGTTGGPAGGGSGGSGATGPDPSVPTQRERGSETPAGAGAAAGGPAGPGGGPAGGSAGGTEAVVPGARTGPDVPPSDADLIERMRAGDDSAYAELYRRHAESVRRYARTCCRDAHTADDLTAEVFARMLGAVRSGSGPEHAVRAYLLTTVRRVAAGWTKSAKREQLVDDFAVFAAQAARGSEVSDDTASMGSFGAGMDLGADVRAMHEAEQSLAMQAFRSLPERWQAVLWHTEVEDESPSEVATLFGLDANGTRVLASRAREGLKQAYLQAHVSATRTESEECARYADRLGAYARGGLRTRAERGLRKHLEECADCRVAAGQIKEVANSIPAVVPIAVIGWFGAAGYAKVAALVGGGVAGAGAAGAAGAATGGAGSAGAGGAAASEGLGAPAKAGIAAGVVVAAGVAVAIALAGDPKPKEDPPKAKAPVSAPVLPDDPPPPRPEPKPEPPAPKPKPTPPKPTPTPKPTPKPTPKPTPKPTPPPEKPKPKPPPPPKPTPTPRPTPPKPTPKPPPPPPPAPRVFQWNQLEYGLGGDGTKPEMRLGESSWVWQRWGMSIADKRYSHGVTVHGRSSVTIDLNRTCSSYEALVGVDDMTMGLGKVRFSVYGDGVPLWRSPLIKGGDAAVPVRVGLTGRKTIRLVVEPHTPFSSTALADWAQSRLSCT
- a CDS encoding TetR/AcrR family transcriptional regulator, which gives rise to MHIQDSHWTSATASAAAVATGGNGRDLADGARSTPLRVDAQRNLEHVLRAAREVFGELGYGAPMEDVARRARVGVGTVYRRFPSKDVLVRRIAEEETSRLTEQARAALGQEDEPWSALSRFLRTSVASGAGRLLPPQVLRVQAKDSDGTDNTVGAEGAAGAAGIAGTVGSAEARVPQQRQVPSLAGPELRLVEQRPAPAAESDDAGAAALLEVVGRLVERARAAGELRADVTVSDVLLVIATAAPSLPDAAQQAAASSRLLDILLEGLRSRPA